The following proteins are co-located in the Gloeocapsa sp. PCC 7428 genome:
- a CDS encoding PadR family transcriptional regulator, with protein MSLAYAILGFLRKEAMTGYELKNQCFDQTIAHLWRADQAQIYKTLDKLVESGWIACKIETQRDRPHRKVYSITEIGKAELWKWLQCHQPLPTIREPLLIQLFFGAELSNEAIVHLLKQELVAHQKKLADCDQITLPPLEDASTNRDQKMQQLVLELVKQKEQTYINWLRTAIDVVSHQQEA; from the coding sequence ATGTCACTAGCATACGCAATTTTAGGTTTTCTACGAAAAGAAGCAATGACAGGCTACGAGCTTAAAAATCAATGTTTCGATCAAACCATTGCGCATTTGTGGCGTGCAGATCAAGCGCAGATTTATAAAACGCTCGATAAGTTAGTAGAAAGCGGTTGGATCGCTTGCAAAATTGAAACACAACGCGATCGCCCGCATCGCAAAGTATACAGTATTACAGAAATTGGAAAAGCTGAGCTTTGGAAGTGGCTGCAATGCCATCAACCGTTACCAACAATCCGCGAACCTTTGCTCATTCAATTATTTTTCGGCGCTGAATTATCCAATGAAGCAATTGTGCATTTGCTCAAACAGGAACTCGTAGCGCATCAAAAAAAACTTGCTGATTGTGACCAAATCACGTTACCTCCTTTAGAGGATGCATCGACAAATCGCGATCAAAAGATGCAACAGTTAGTCCTAGAACTGGTTAAGCAAAAAGAACAAACATACATCAACTGGCTCCGTACCGCAATTGATGTCGTGAGTCACCAGCAAGAAGCATGA
- a CDS encoding DUF5996 family protein has translation MADLLPNTLVNNPWSSLPVVAWQDTYATLHMWTQIIGKIRLALAPKLNHWWHSTLYVTPRGLTTGCIPYNTRTFVISFDFLAHNLQIETSDGISQTIPLAPRTVADFYQEVMDTLHKSRIEVRIWTMPQEVAEPIPFERDRQHASYDPQAVQKFWQILIQADRLMNVFRSRFIGKCSPVHFFWGSFDLAVTRFSGRVAPEHPGGIPNMADWVTREAYSHEVSSCGFWFGGGTVTEPIFYSYAYPEPEKFRDYPIQPQEAFYSPDLQEFVLPYTAVQQADEPDAIVLAFFQSTYEAAANLSSWDHPALER, from the coding sequence ATGGCTGATTTGCTGCCTAACACGCTTGTAAACAATCCTTGGTCAAGCCTACCCGTTGTGGCGTGGCAAGATACGTATGCAACGCTACATATGTGGACTCAAATCATCGGCAAAATTCGGCTAGCGTTGGCTCCCAAACTTAACCATTGGTGGCATTCAACTTTGTACGTCACGCCGCGCGGACTCACAACTGGCTGTATACCTTATAACACGCGTACCTTTGTCATAAGCTTCGACTTTTTGGCGCACAATCTACAGATCGAAACAAGCGACGGCATTAGCCAAACAATACCCCTTGCGCCGCGTACAGTAGCAGACTTTTATCAAGAGGTGATGGATACTCTGCACAAGAGTAGAATAGAAGTGCGCATTTGGACAATGCCCCAAGAAGTGGCTGAGCCAATTCCGTTCGAGCGCGATCGCCAACACGCATCTTACGATCCGCAAGCTGTACAAAAGTTTTGGCAAATTCTTATACAAGCCGATCGCTTAATGAATGTATTTCGCTCGCGCTTTATTGGCAAATGTAGTCCTGTACACTTTTTCTGGGGTAGTTTTGACTTGGCTGTCACGCGCTTTTCTGGACGTGTAGCCCCAGAACATCCAGGGGGAATTCCCAATATGGCAGATTGGGTGACGCGCGAGGCATATTCGCACGAAGTAAGTAGCTGTGGCTTTTGGTTTGGGGGAGGGACAGTCACAGAACCAATTTTTTACTCTTACGCCTATCCTGAACCTGAAAAGTTTCGCGATTATCCAATTCAACCCCAGGAGGCATTCTACAGTCCAGATTTGCAAGAATTTGTTTTGCCTTATACAGCAGTGCAGCAAGCAGACGAGCCCGATGCGATCGTTCTTGCATTCTTCCAAAGTACTTACGAAGCAGCAGCAAATCTATCTAGCTGGGATCACCCCGCGCTAGAGCGGTAA